A window from Nitrospira sp. ND1 encodes these proteins:
- a CDS encoding helix-turn-helix domain-containing protein, protein MKARGSSKNNAKELFGYNVREIRRQAGLSQEELGYRAKLHRTYISSVERGKRNVSLENIFAIAAALEISPRDLLNPIVRKGTA, encoded by the coding sequence ATGAAGGCGCGCGGAAGCTCAAAAAATAATGCGAAGGAACTCTTCGGCTACAACGTAAGAGAAATTCGGCGTCAAGCTGGCCTCTCGCAAGAAGAACTCGGTTATCGGGCCAAACTTCATAGAACCTATATCAGTTCAGTTGAACGAGGAAAGCGGAATGTTTCTCTTGAAAACATTTTTGCTATTGCTGCAGCTCTAGAAATCTCACCTCGCGATCTCTTGAATCCCATTGTCCGCAAAGGTACTGCCTAA
- a CDS encoding DNA methyltransferase, whose product MTGLKSEVIVLKPNFERLAETVTVPRTDPIYNCHGYLTKVPIAAIEPFIETFTQVGDIVADFFAGSGMTGLAALRLGRKPWLSDISVLGHHIAEGYSTRIKAESFKAAAQKVIGDARTAIGDLYATRRSTDNVTVEMVRTVWSFTYKCPSCEYRLVYFEHLSPKGKAPKKCPACLAPFVRRRWSRDLDVPVEVVVRTPQGRLIQQQISDFDYAMIKKAASNPRQAEIPSLKITEDREMFSRSGLGKAGLVNTRDFFSPRNAIALLELWRAINGVKDYHARQKLLFAFTAILPRASRRYQWSAQRPLNAQNQTYYISPIYYEWNVFELFGRKVNAAIRSDLELFYREPLLRSQEHALHYIVASADRLNHLETASVDYVFTDPPFGSNIFYSDMSLFHEAWLGKVTDPTSEAVVHTTGKRKNGSSERYECLLRSAFAEAYRILKPGRYMSVVFGNSSGRIWGLVQRAMRDAGFKAPAHVSILDKGQRSVKGLNSGSESVVTVDLILTVQKPIQVDKQESSHELRKGDTEAMIAQTINELSGTVTNASHVYARILRKAIQNHYALDQLHLTDVLLALRKNGYTIHPKTGILSVSKSLD is encoded by the coding sequence TTGACCGGACTAAAGTCTGAGGTAATCGTGTTGAAACCTAATTTCGAGCGGCTGGCGGAGACTGTAACGGTCCCGCGGACTGATCCGATATATAACTGCCATGGCTACCTTACGAAGGTCCCAATAGCGGCAATAGAGCCCTTTATTGAGACATTTACCCAGGTGGGAGATATTGTCGCTGATTTCTTCGCTGGCTCGGGCATGACAGGCCTGGCAGCACTGAGGCTCGGGCGGAAACCTTGGCTCAGTGATATTTCGGTGCTGGGCCATCACATAGCCGAAGGGTACTCCACCCGCATTAAGGCCGAATCTTTCAAGGCAGCGGCCCAAAAAGTCATCGGCGATGCACGCACAGCAATTGGAGATCTCTACGCTACCCGCCGTTCGACTGATAATGTGACTGTCGAGATGGTTCGCACCGTTTGGTCGTTCACCTATAAGTGCCCCTCCTGCGAGTATCGTCTTGTTTACTTTGAGCATCTCTCACCGAAAGGTAAGGCTCCCAAGAAATGTCCTGCGTGTCTCGCCCCCTTCGTTCGCCGCAGATGGTCACGAGATCTCGACGTGCCAGTTGAGGTCGTGGTTCGAACTCCGCAAGGCCGTTTGATTCAGCAGCAGATCTCTGACTTCGATTACGCCATGATCAAAAAAGCAGCCAGCAATCCACGCCAGGCAGAGATCCCCTCACTGAAAATCACCGAGGACCGGGAAATGTTCAGCCGTTCTGGACTCGGTAAAGCAGGCCTGGTTAACACCAGGGATTTTTTTTCTCCTCGCAATGCAATCGCCTTGCTTGAATTGTGGCGAGCGATAAATGGGGTGAAGGACTATCACGCGCGTCAAAAACTCCTTTTTGCCTTCACGGCAATCCTGCCCCGCGCATCTCGCCGCTACCAATGGAGCGCACAGCGACCGCTGAACGCGCAGAATCAAACCTACTACATCTCCCCTATATACTATGAATGGAATGTATTCGAATTATTCGGGCGGAAAGTTAACGCAGCAATTCGGTCAGACTTGGAGCTTTTCTACCGTGAGCCGCTGCTCAGAAGCCAGGAGCATGCTTTACACTACATTGTTGCCTCGGCAGACCGGCTTAATCATCTTGAGACCGCATCTGTCGATTATGTATTCACAGATCCCCCTTTTGGCAGCAACATTTTTTATAGCGATATGAGCCTGTTTCACGAAGCCTGGCTCGGTAAGGTTACAGATCCCACTTCAGAAGCTGTTGTTCATACGACAGGGAAACGAAAGAATGGATCATCAGAACGCTACGAATGCCTACTGCGTTCTGCGTTCGCTGAGGCATACCGCATCCTAAAGCCAGGGCGGTACATGTCTGTCGTTTTTGGAAACAGCAGTGGTCGTATCTGGGGGTTAGTTCAGAGGGCGATGCGGGATGCAGGCTTCAAAGCGCCCGCTCATGTATCTATTCTCGACAAAGGCCAGAGATCAGTGAAAGGCTTAAATTCTGGATCAGAGAGTGTAGTTACCGTTGATCTCATCCTGACGGTGCAAAAGCCGATTCAGGTTGATAAACAGGAGAGCAGCCATGAACTGCGCAAGGGAGACACGGAAGCCATGATCGCCCAAACAATTAATGAACTCTCTGGCACTGTCACCAACGCTAGTCATGTATACGCTAGGATTCTACGGAAAGCGATTCAGAACCACTACGCCCTTGATCAGTTACATCTAACAGATGTGCTTCTCGCTTTACGTAAAAACGGCTATACGATTCATCCTAAAACCGGTATACTTTCGGTTTCAAAATCATTAGATTGA
- a CDS encoding ParA family protein — MTTTPKFKPKVISFVNLKGGVGKTTLAVSYASYLGNVHKKRVLLVDLDPQTNASFWVMGFKDWKRHEKNKGTVADLMGATAHSRLGSNLRTVDNIVYKSPVFGFDLIPSNLSLYTMDLDLASVPMKEVKLKRAIEACKNPYDYIICDCPPNLTIPTQNALALSTHYVVPIALDYFSSIGISLLKSRIAKLGNDLDNHPKLAGIVITRAGSRPGWHKAETEGGLRKTFGAELLNSKIKDRQDVVVSTQDKTPVFNSGNQSVIQEFTGVCQELYGRIQ, encoded by the coding sequence ATGACCACGACACCAAAATTCAAGCCCAAAGTTATTTCATTCGTCAATCTAAAAGGTGGCGTGGGCAAAACTACTCTCGCGGTGAGTTATGCCTCCTACCTTGGAAATGTCCACAAAAAACGGGTTCTATTGGTCGACCTAGATCCCCAAACGAATGCTTCCTTCTGGGTTATGGGCTTCAAGGACTGGAAGAGACATGAAAAAAATAAAGGGACAGTCGCGGACCTAATGGGAGCAACCGCGCACAGTCGCCTTGGGAGCAATCTCAGAACAGTAGACAACATCGTGTACAAATCACCTGTGTTCGGCTTTGACCTTATTCCTTCGAACCTGTCCCTTTATACAATGGATTTGGACCTGGCGTCGGTGCCTATGAAAGAGGTTAAACTTAAGCGAGCAATCGAGGCATGTAAGAACCCCTATGATTATATTATTTGCGATTGTCCTCCCAATCTCACGATTCCAACCCAGAACGCGCTTGCATTGAGTACACATTACGTAGTGCCGATTGCTCTGGATTACTTTTCGTCGATTGGCATAAGTCTCCTCAAAAGCAGGATTGCCAAGCTAGGGAACGATTTGGACAATCACCCTAAGCTTGCTGGTATTGTCATTACGCGTGCAGGAAGCCGCCCGGGGTGGCACAAGGCGGAAACTGAGGGAGGTCTTCGCAAGACATTCGGCGCCGAACTCTTAAACTCCAAGATCAAAGATCGTCAAGATGTCGTAGTTTCAACTCAAGACAAAACTCCGGTATTTAATTCCGGCAACCAGTCTGTCATACAAGAATTCACTGGAGTGTGCCAGGAATTGTACGGTCGTATCCAATGA
- a CDS encoding helix-turn-helix domain-containing protein encodes MEQTWLTVDELAAVLKVSPKSIRRAYRKGEIPVDRFCRFVRFDLERVKEALKAKGHRPSFVESKSKGGRRSATGGASRRRAQPTSPRLGKTGASIAQTPRRKK; translated from the coding sequence ATGGAACAAACATGGTTGACCGTCGATGAGTTGGCCGCCGTCCTCAAAGTCAGCCCGAAGTCAATCCGCCGGGCCTACCGCAAGGGTGAGATTCCTGTCGATCGATTCTGCCGTTTTGTCCGCTTCGACCTGGAACGAGTGAAAGAGGCCCTTAAGGCCAAGGGGCATAGACCGTCCTTTGTGGAATCCAAGAGCAAGGGGGGACGGCGCAGCGCGACCGGCGGCGCCAGCCGGCGGCGCGCGCAGCCGACCAGCCCCCGACTTGGTAAGACGGGGGCGTCTATCGCACAGACCCCAAGGAGGAAGAAATGA
- a CDS encoding replication initiation factor domain-containing protein encodes MTGSGGFTQTIDWLAFTLPKAEVADVIKLIGGDWFQSETGFRGYPVAQLMTEGKTGVGKLGTGAPRNPKEVHVDLSAGIISQWDELKLKTVLAWIFAQKGHVTRIDVALDDREATVAVETVRQAVEAGQLVSRSKQFKVIQASNHREGVRTGETLYFGSRESQTMLRVYDKRLELKSRGREDAESYGVRWEMEFKQDRAQACAKALLTLDAEDWRAFLVGVLRSYVDFRETTREAESYEKYRAPLLSWWEGLTEGFRRCRLVVERIQQRLDDVVAWFANALSPMLAVVVACRGDQFLTEMIYAGTKRWNQKHYALLKQRKKVVTPYVLHLKPRP; translated from the coding sequence ATGACGGGTTCCGGAGGGTTCACCCAGACCATCGATTGGCTGGCCTTCACCCTGCCGAAGGCTGAGGTGGCGGACGTGATCAAGCTGATTGGTGGCGACTGGTTCCAGAGTGAGACCGGCTTTCGCGGCTATCCCGTGGCGCAGCTTATGACGGAAGGCAAAACGGGCGTCGGGAAACTGGGGACTGGTGCTCCTCGCAACCCGAAGGAGGTGCATGTGGATCTCTCGGCAGGCATCATCTCCCAGTGGGACGAACTCAAGCTGAAGACGGTTCTCGCCTGGATCTTCGCTCAAAAAGGCCATGTCACCCGCATTGATGTGGCCCTGGATGACCGGGAGGCCACTGTCGCAGTCGAAACCGTCCGCCAAGCCGTGGAGGCCGGACAGCTCGTGAGTCGGTCCAAGCAGTTCAAAGTCATTCAAGCCTCGAATCATCGTGAGGGCGTTCGGACCGGAGAGACGCTCTACTTTGGGAGTCGAGAAAGCCAGACCATGCTGCGGGTCTATGACAAGCGCTTGGAACTGAAAAGTCGTGGCCGGGAAGACGCGGAATCCTACGGAGTCCGGTGGGAAATGGAATTCAAACAGGACCGGGCGCAAGCCTGCGCCAAAGCGCTGCTTACCCTCGATGCCGAAGATTGGCGGGCCTTCTTGGTGGGTGTGCTGCGCTCCTATGTGGATTTTCGAGAGACCACGCGAGAGGCCGAATCCTATGAGAAGTACCGGGCGCCATTGCTGAGCTGGTGGGAGGGCTTAACTGAAGGCTTTAGGCGCTGTCGGCTCGTGGTCGAACGCATTCAACAGCGGCTGGATGATGTCGTCGCGTGGTTCGCCAACGCCCTCAGCCCCATGCTCGCCGTGGTCGTGGCCTGTCGCGGTGATCAGTTTCTGACGGAGATGATTTATGCGGGCACGAAACGATGGAACCAGAAGCACTATGCCCTGCTGAAGCAACGCAAGAAGGTGGTGACGCCCTATGTGCTTCATCTCAAACCTCGTCCATGA